ACGATTAATACTATCGTTTAGCAGAGCCTGCATAACAAAGCAAAGTTCCTCAGCAGTTCATTCATACAGGTAAATTGTACTGACGGCGGTTTAGTAGTTGATCGTCGATACTGTTGAATTTCAATATTGACTTAGAAAAAAACTTATTAAAAGATATGGTTTGTTTTCTTGTTAAACTAAACAGAACCGAATGGATTAATAAAGCTTTTCCTATTAATTGATTTCCTGTAATATGTTTTTGAATAAACTGAAAATAGATGCATGCTTCGGGGGATATAAAAATGGAAAATGAATTAAAGATTCTTGGGGAAACAATAGTAGAAGCAAAATACGATATTGCTAAAAAGGTCCATGAAATTAGATTATCTGAAGCTGCTGAGGCACAAAAACACCTCATTTCTCAGCTGGACGAACAACAAGCGATAGAGATTAGAGCCAATTTTGTGTCTCTTTTTGGGGAAGCTCTTATACTAGGTGTAGATAAAGAAAAAGCATATGCGGATATAGAAAAATGGGGGAAAGAAACAGGGCGATTTATTCACAGTTTAGGCGTGCCATTAGATGAGGCGCTTAAAGATACAGCTTATTATCGTGCTTTTATAAGCGAAGTCATAGAAGAAGCTGCAGTAAAACATAACATGTCAGTGAGAACAGTGTTTGCATCTGCCCGGGTAATTGACCCGCTCCTTGACCATGCTGTTTATTGCTTTAGTTTGACCTATATCCATTTTTACAAGGAAAGCCTTGAAAATGCGAAAACGGCATTTATAGAGTTATCAGTTCCGGTTGTTCCTCTTTCAAAAGGTATAGCCGTTTTGCCTTTGATTGGCAATATAGATACAGAAAGAGCTGGACTGTTGATGGAAGAAACATTAAAAGCAGCCAAGAGGCTAAACTTAACG
The genomic region above belongs to Domibacillus sp. DTU_2020_1001157_1_SI_ALB_TIR_016 and contains:
- a CDS encoding STAS domain-containing protein — protein: MENELKILGETIVEAKYDIAKKVHEIRLSEAAEAQKHLISQLDEQQAIEIRANFVSLFGEALILGVDKEKAYADIEKWGKETGRFIHSLGVPLDEALKDTAYYRAFISEVIEEAAVKHNMSVRTVFASARVIDPLLDHAVYCFSLTYIHFYKESLENAKTAFIELSVPVVPLSKGIAVLPLIGNIDTERAGLLMEETLKAAKRLNLTHLILDLSGVLMVDTMVADQIFKVIDALKLLGVQTILTGIRPEIAQTVVSLGLDFSKQVTWANLQQALADIHLFHK